From the genome of Rathayibacter sp. VKM Ac-2759, one region includes:
- the fbaA gene encoding class II fructose-bisphosphate aldolase, translating to MPVATPDQYAEMLDKAKAGGYAYPAFNVSSSQTINAVLQGLTESGSDGIIQVTTGGADYFAGHTVKNRAAGAIAFAKFATEVAKNYPVTVALHTDHCPQNALEGFVYPLIAASEEEVKAGREPLFQSHMWDGSAVPLDENLAIAKEILPRVKNINAILEVEIGVVGGEEDGVSHDINEHLYTTLDDAIATVEALGFGEQGRYMAALTFGNVHGVYKPGNVRLRPELLREIQDGLQQKYGTAALPLDLVFHGGSGSTDEEIAEAVRNGVVKMNIDTDTQYAFSRSIADTVLKNYDGFLKVDGEVGNKKIYDPRAWGKIAETAMAARVAEATRQLGSAGHSGK from the coding sequence ATGCCCGTCGCTACCCCGGATCAGTACGCAGAGATGCTCGACAAGGCGAAGGCCGGCGGATACGCCTACCCCGCCTTCAACGTCTCGTCCTCGCAGACCATCAACGCCGTCCTCCAGGGGCTCACCGAGTCCGGCTCCGACGGCATCATCCAGGTCACCACGGGCGGCGCCGACTACTTCGCCGGTCACACCGTGAAGAACCGTGCGGCCGGAGCGATCGCCTTCGCGAAGTTCGCCACCGAGGTCGCCAAGAACTACCCGGTGACCGTCGCGCTGCACACCGACCACTGCCCGCAGAACGCGCTCGAGGGCTTCGTCTACCCGCTGATCGCCGCCTCCGAGGAGGAGGTCAAGGCCGGTCGCGAGCCGCTGTTCCAGTCGCACATGTGGGACGGCTCCGCGGTGCCCCTCGACGAGAACCTCGCCATCGCGAAGGAGATCCTCCCCCGCGTCAAGAACATCAACGCGATCCTCGAGGTCGAGATCGGCGTCGTCGGCGGCGAGGAGGACGGTGTCTCGCACGACATCAACGAGCACCTCTACACGACGCTCGACGACGCGATCGCGACCGTCGAGGCCCTCGGCTTCGGCGAGCAGGGCCGCTACATGGCCGCGCTGACCTTCGGCAACGTGCACGGCGTCTACAAGCCGGGCAACGTGCGCCTGCGCCCCGAGCTGCTCCGCGAGATCCAGGACGGCCTGCAGCAGAAGTACGGCACCGCCGCCCTGCCGCTGGACCTTGTCTTCCACGGCGGCTCCGGCTCGACCGACGAGGAGATCGCCGAGGCGGTCCGCAACGGCGTCGTGAAGATGAACATCGACACCGACACGCAGTACGCGTTCAGCCGCTCCATCGCCGACACCGTCCTCAAGAACTACGACGGCTTCCTCAAGGTCGACGGCGAGGTCGGCAACAAGAAGATCTACGACCCGCGCGCCTGGGGCAAGATCGCCGAGACCGCCATGGCCGCCCGCGTGGCCGAGGCGACCCGCCAGCTCGGTTCCGCCGGGCACTCCGGAAAGTAG
- a CDS encoding DUF6264 family protein has product MTNADDQPGRAERPKPQYGEYAPPGWSWQPAEDAVVVPDPRGSDSEPRPAKTPARPAAAHPVDRLLTIVLLALGVFFAVPTLLDPSSFATTLEELYRSQGIGTYASPDLARALGVVLALAQSLIVAFAVWISIRRLRAGKRTVLVPILGIVATVVLSMVVAAIAILGDPTFGEYVNQMSAQGSAGLDT; this is encoded by the coding sequence GTGACGAACGCCGACGACCAGCCGGGCCGCGCCGAGCGCCCGAAGCCCCAGTACGGCGAGTACGCACCGCCCGGCTGGTCGTGGCAGCCCGCGGAGGACGCGGTCGTCGTCCCGGACCCGCGCGGCTCCGACTCGGAGCCCCGACCGGCCAAGACGCCGGCCCGGCCGGCGGCGGCGCACCCCGTCGACCGTCTGCTCACGATCGTGCTGCTGGCGCTCGGCGTCTTCTTCGCCGTGCCGACCCTCCTCGACCCGTCGAGCTTCGCGACGACGCTCGAGGAGCTGTACCGGAGCCAGGGCATCGGCACCTACGCCTCCCCCGACCTCGCCCGGGCCCTCGGTGTCGTCCTCGCCCTCGCGCAGTCGCTGATCGTCGCGTTCGCCGTCTGGATCTCGATCCGTCGGCTCCGCGCCGGCAAGCGCACCGTGCTGGTGCCGATCCTCGGGATCGTCGCGACCGTGGTGCTCTCGATGGTCGTCGCCGCGATCGCGATCCTCGGAGACCCGACCTTCGGCGAGTACGTCAACCAGATGTCCGCGCAGGGCTCCGCCGGTCTCGACACCTGA
- a CDS encoding 4-hydroxy-3-methylbut-2-enyl diphosphate reductase, which produces MPRMPRAAGRLRDVPVDGPKRVLLAAPRGYCAGVDRAVVAVEKAIEHYGAPVYVRKQIVHNVHVVSTLESQGAIFVDEVDEVPEGSHIVFSAHGVSPAVVQGAADRHLQAIDATCPLVTKVHREAVRFARDDFEILLIGHEGHEEVEGTAGEAPDHVTLVGSPDDVPNIHVKDPDKVVWLSQTTLSVDETMETVRRLRERFPNLQDPPSDDICYATQNRQVAIKKVAASAELVIVVGSANSSNSVRLVEVALEYGAKASYRIDYASEIKQEWLDGIRTVGVTSGASVPEVLVREVLDDLAAAGYSDVEEVKTAEEDLMFSLPKELRKDVAGKRDARGVGGRISAAS; this is translated from the coding sequence ATGCCGCGCATGCCCCGCGCCGCAGGACGTCTGCGCGACGTCCCCGTCGACGGGCCGAAGCGCGTCCTGCTCGCCGCCCCGCGCGGCTACTGCGCCGGAGTCGACCGTGCGGTGGTCGCCGTCGAGAAGGCCATCGAGCACTACGGCGCCCCCGTCTACGTGCGCAAGCAGATCGTGCACAACGTGCACGTCGTCTCGACCCTCGAGAGCCAGGGCGCGATCTTCGTCGACGAGGTCGACGAGGTCCCCGAGGGCTCGCACATCGTGTTCAGCGCCCACGGAGTCTCGCCGGCCGTCGTGCAGGGAGCGGCCGACCGCCACCTGCAGGCCATCGACGCGACCTGCCCGCTCGTCACCAAGGTGCACCGCGAGGCGGTCCGCTTCGCGCGCGACGACTTCGAGATCCTCCTGATCGGCCACGAGGGACACGAGGAGGTCGAGGGCACCGCGGGCGAGGCTCCCGATCACGTCACGCTCGTCGGCAGCCCCGACGACGTCCCCAACATCCACGTGAAGGACCCGGACAAGGTCGTCTGGCTCTCGCAGACCACGCTCTCGGTCGACGAGACGATGGAGACGGTGCGCCGCCTCCGCGAGCGCTTCCCGAACCTGCAGGACCCGCCGAGCGACGACATCTGCTACGCCACCCAGAACCGCCAGGTCGCCATCAAGAAGGTGGCCGCGAGCGCCGAGCTCGTGATCGTGGTCGGCTCGGCGAACTCGTCGAACTCCGTCCGCCTCGTCGAGGTCGCGCTCGAGTACGGCGCGAAGGCGTCGTACCGCATCGACTACGCGAGCGAGATCAAGCAGGAGTGGCTCGACGGCATCCGCACCGTCGGCGTCACCAGCGGCGCCTCGGTGCCCGAGGTGCTCGTGCGCGAGGTGCTCGATGATCTCGCCGCCGCCGGCTACAGCGATGTCGAAGAGGTCAAGACGGCGGAGGAGGACCTGATGTTCTCGCTCCCCAAGGAGCTGCGGAAGGACGTCGCCGGCAAGCGCGACGCCCGCGGCGTCGGCGGACGCATCAGCGCCGCGAGCTGA
- the xseA gene encoding exodeoxyribonuclease VII large subunit, with protein MTDAPPTADAPWPVGLLASKIKGWIERLGTAWVEGEITQWGVSGGNVYGKLKDLSGDATVGFTVWSSVRSRLPADLAQGDRVIALVKPNYWVKGGTLSMQVFEMRHVGLGDLLEKLERLRRQLASEGLFEAGRKKPLPFLPHGVGLITGKDSDAEKDVLRNAQLRWPAVRFRVVHAAVQGDRTVPEVLSALRTLEADEGIDVIVIARGGGDFQNLLGFSDERLVRAVAACSTPVVSAIGHEADRPLLDDVADLRASTPTDAAKRVVPDVSDELLRVQQARLRMTSRVSGLVSHEVDRLSQLRTRPVLAQPHVLVDRHSEELTRWVARGAELVERRIERAHLEVERLHGHLRALSPQHTLDRGYAIVQNASGHVVRAPSDAAAGESLVLTLAEGAVSARSEGAAADPAGRG; from the coding sequence ATGACAGACGCCCCTCCCACCGCCGACGCCCCGTGGCCGGTCGGTCTGCTCGCGAGCAAGATCAAGGGCTGGATCGAGCGCCTGGGCACCGCGTGGGTCGAGGGAGAGATCACGCAGTGGGGCGTCTCGGGCGGCAACGTCTACGGCAAGCTCAAGGACCTCTCGGGCGATGCCACGGTCGGGTTCACCGTGTGGTCCTCCGTGCGCTCGCGCCTGCCGGCCGATCTCGCGCAGGGCGACCGCGTGATCGCGCTCGTGAAGCCCAACTACTGGGTCAAGGGCGGCACCCTCTCGATGCAGGTCTTCGAGATGCGGCACGTCGGGCTGGGCGACCTCCTCGAGAAGCTCGAGCGGCTGCGCAGGCAGCTCGCGTCGGAGGGGCTCTTCGAGGCGGGCCGCAAGAAGCCGCTCCCCTTCCTCCCGCACGGCGTCGGCCTCATCACGGGCAAGGACTCCGACGCCGAGAAGGACGTCCTCCGCAACGCCCAGCTGCGCTGGCCGGCCGTGAGGTTCCGCGTGGTGCACGCCGCGGTGCAGGGCGATCGCACGGTGCCCGAGGTGCTCTCGGCCCTCCGCACCCTGGAGGCGGACGAGGGCATCGACGTGATCGTGATCGCCCGCGGCGGAGGCGACTTCCAGAACCTCCTCGGCTTCAGCGACGAGCGGCTCGTGCGCGCCGTCGCCGCCTGCTCGACTCCCGTCGTGAGCGCGATCGGCCACGAGGCCGACCGCCCGCTCCTCGATGACGTGGCCGATCTGCGCGCCTCCACGCCGACCGACGCGGCCAAGCGCGTCGTCCCCGACGTCTCCGACGAGCTGCTGCGCGTGCAGCAGGCGAGGCTCCGGATGACCAGCCGGGTGAGCGGGCTCGTCTCGCACGAGGTCGACCGGCTGTCGCAGCTGCGCACCCGTCCGGTCCTCGCGCAGCCGCACGTCCTGGTCGATCGCCACTCCGAGGAGCTGACCCGCTGGGTCGCGCGCGGAGCCGAGCTCGTCGAGCGGCGGATCGAGCGCGCCCACCTCGAGGTCGAGCGCCTCCACGGCCACCTCCGCGCGCTCTCTCCCCAGCACACGCTCGACCGCGGCTACGCGATCGTGCAGAACGCCTCCGGGCACGTGGTCCGCGCACCCAGCGATGCGGCGGCGGGCGAGTCCCTCGTCCTCACCCTCGCCGAGGGCGCCGTGTCGGCCCGCTCCGAGGGCGCGGCCGCCGACCCCGCCGGGCGCGGCTGA
- a CDS encoding exodeoxyribonuclease VII small subunit, protein MPDARTDSSASEGTDPGASSAGTADLSYEQARDELVRVVSELEQGNSTLERSLALWERGEALAARCEEWLIGARARLDAARSGGSSAG, encoded by the coding sequence ATGCCCGACGCCCGCACCGACTCCTCCGCCTCGGAGGGCACCGACCCCGGCGCCTCGTCGGCCGGCACCGCCGACCTCAGCTACGAGCAGGCCCGCGACGAGCTCGTCCGCGTCGTGTCCGAGCTCGAGCAGGGCAACTCGACCCTCGAGCGCTCCCTCGCGCTCTGGGAGCGCGGCGAGGCGCTCGCCGCCCGCTGCGAGGAGTGGCTGATCGGGGCCCGCGCGCGCCTGGACGCGGCCCGGTCCGGCGGATCGAGCGCCGGATGA
- a CDS encoding DUF4245 domain-containing protein, translated as MSRQKPPRVVAELGRPETPAEIAARKAENSRLYRQRKTVNNLVFSLLATVGVVALIVLVVPRGDGTERPAVDVPLVASQLQLGETETLVVPEMPEGWSANAAELRTDGGVDYWYVGLLTPKAGYIGVSQGFDADENWVGSQLDRAAATGVEQIDGREWTVYDRRDSGADTGNTPYALETTEGSSTYLVYGTAATDEIREVVDAIAPQIGQEETR; from the coding sequence ATGAGCCGCCAGAAGCCGCCCCGCGTCGTCGCCGAGCTCGGCCGCCCCGAGACACCGGCCGAGATCGCGGCCCGCAAGGCCGAGAACTCCCGGCTCTACCGCCAGCGCAAGACCGTCAACAACCTCGTCTTCTCGCTTCTCGCCACCGTCGGCGTCGTCGCCCTCATCGTGCTGGTCGTCCCGCGCGGCGACGGCACGGAGCGACCCGCTGTCGACGTGCCCCTCGTCGCCTCCCAGCTGCAGCTCGGCGAGACCGAGACGCTCGTGGTCCCCGAGATGCCCGAAGGCTGGTCGGCCAACGCCGCCGAGCTGCGCACCGACGGAGGGGTCGACTACTGGTACGTCGGCCTGCTGACCCCGAAGGCGGGCTACATCGGCGTGAGCCAGGGCTTCGACGCCGACGAGAACTGGGTGGGCTCGCAGCTCGACCGCGCCGCCGCGACGGGCGTCGAGCAGATCGACGGCCGCGAGTGGACGGTCTACGACCGCCGCGACTCCGGAGCCGACACGGGCAACACCCCGTACGCTCTCGAGACGACGGAGGGGTCGAGCACCTACCTCGTCTACGGCACCGCGGCGACCGACGAGATCCGCGAGGTCGTCGACGCCATCGCCCCGCAGATCGGCCAGGAGGAGACACGATGA
- a CDS encoding carbonic anhydrase, which yields MSHDLSDQDAPQTIPVPRESRPPAWVWKEMLRGNQRFVAGEPRHPRQNVERRAELAAEQKPLAALFGCSDSRLAAEIIFDLGLGDLFVVRNAGQVIADSIIGSLEYGVAVLGVKLILVLGHDECGAVKAAIASQAADAERLPPHIEHLIEPIIPAVRRIVGPQPDGRVLVDPSATDALAVGREHLRDTVAELLQRSPLIADAVAAGELAVVGANYRLSDGTVISDVVLGIDPPQLSPYRSEQERTLTPLQTVAPDDTPVP from the coding sequence ATGAGCCACGACCTGAGCGACCAGGACGCACCCCAGACCATCCCCGTCCCGCGCGAGTCGCGCCCGCCCGCGTGGGTGTGGAAGGAGATGCTGCGGGGCAACCAGCGCTTCGTCGCCGGAGAGCCCCGGCACCCGCGGCAGAACGTCGAGCGCCGCGCCGAGCTCGCCGCCGAGCAGAAGCCGCTCGCCGCCCTCTTCGGCTGCAGCGACTCGCGCCTGGCCGCCGAGATCATCTTCGATCTGGGCCTCGGCGATCTCTTCGTCGTCCGCAACGCCGGTCAGGTCATCGCCGACTCGATCATCGGCTCGCTCGAGTACGGCGTCGCCGTGCTCGGGGTGAAGCTGATCCTGGTGCTCGGCCACGACGAGTGCGGCGCCGTGAAGGCGGCGATCGCGTCCCAGGCGGCCGACGCCGAGCGCCTCCCGCCGCACATCGAGCACCTCATCGAGCCGATCATCCCCGCGGTCCGGCGCATCGTGGGCCCGCAGCCCGACGGCCGGGTCCTCGTCGATCCGTCGGCGACCGATGCCCTCGCCGTCGGCCGGGAGCACCTGCGCGACACCGTCGCCGAGCTGCTCCAGCGCTCCCCGCTCATCGCCGACGCGGTCGCCGCGGGCGAGCTGGCGGTCGTCGGCGCGAACTACCGCCTCTCGGACGGCACCGTGATCTCGGACGTGGTGCTCGGCATCGACCCGCCGCAGCTGAGCCCCTACCGCTCGGAGCAGGAGCGGACGCTCACCCCCCTCCAGACGGTGGCACCCGACGACACCCCCGTCCCCTAG